Proteins from a genomic interval of Candidatus Poribacteria bacterium:
- a CDS encoding XamI family restriction endonuclease → MLVNADKPHLWKNDAAASIDLYNDWFMRSAPKTYREVRTETIERVQETIRLTKNLILLNAETLKANPSILPILRMCTAPPIAKDRLVGLAYVSKHLVLSMEQGKIPPRMSEEKLIERLLSIAEILAKLLDYDIFPWLERKTAPTDLEQNRASTIVADRLCGTVSDPIIRNAQEQRQLALIAAYLKKRNYTEQLHKLGLSFRDLLPGTFAFRLNVLAGRDRTVNVPVDVVVQPHGHYSGDLPILIEAKSAGDFTNTNKRRKEEATKVNQLRARYGEDIQFILFLCGYFDAGYLGYEAAEGIDWIWEHRIEDMELLGI, encoded by the coding sequence ATGCTCGTCAACGCCGATAAACCGCATCTATGGAAAAATGATGCCGCAGCGTCAATAGACCTCTACAATGATTGGTTCATGCGTTCTGCACCAAAAACGTATCGGGAGGTACGGACAGAAACAATCGAACGTGTGCAAGAGACAATTCGATTGACGAAGAATCTCATCCTTCTGAATGCGGAGACCTTAAAGGCAAATCCGTCGATACTTCCAATCTTGCGGATGTGCACTGCTCCACCGATAGCAAAAGATCGGTTAGTAGGATTGGCTTATGTGAGTAAACACTTGGTTCTCTCAATGGAACAGGGGAAGATTCCACCTCGCATGAGTGAAGAAAAACTAATTGAAAGGTTGTTATCCATAGCCGAAATTTTGGCTAAGCTGCTCGATTACGACATCTTCCCTTGGCTAGAGAGGAAAACTGCTCCTACAGATTTGGAACAAAATCGGGCATCTACTATTGTAGCGGATCGGTTGTGTGGAACTGTTTCCGACCCAATTATCCGTAACGCCCAAGAACAAAGACAGCTCGCCTTGATTGCGGCGTATTTGAAGAAACGTAACTATACCGAGCAGCTCCACAAGCTCGGGCTCTCCTTCAGAGATCTACTGCCCGGCACGTTTGCTTTTCGTTTGAATGTGCTAGCTGGTAGAGATAGAACCGTCAATGTTCCTGTTGATGTTGTCGTTCAGCCACATGGGCATTATTCAGGTGATTTGCCAATCTTGATTGAAGCCAAGTCTGCTGGCGATTTTACCAATACGAACAAGCGACGAAAAGAAGAGGCAACCAAAGTCAATCAGTTACGTGCGCGTTATGGAGAAGATATCCAATTTATTCTGTTTCTCTGTGGATATTTTGACGCTGGCTATCTAGGCTACGAAGCAGCTGAGGGAATAGACTGGATTTGGGAACACCGAATTGAAGACATGGAGTTACTTGGAATCTAA
- a CDS encoding TIGR00730 family Rossman fold protein, whose amino-acid sequence MKRVCVFCGSSMGSKPAYAKAARQLGHALASRNLGLVYGGTDVGTMGELANAALEGGGEVIGVVPKIFIEKAIAHDALSDLRVVDAMHDRKGLMAELSDAFIALPGGLGTIDEIFEMVTWTQLGLHRKPCGLLNVCEYYSKLADFLDYAVSEGFIRKPHRSLILVDESPDVLLKQFDEFLTR is encoded by the coding sequence ATGAAGCGGGTGTGTGTATTCTGTGGATCAAGCATGGGAAGTAAACCGGCGTATGCCAAAGCCGCAAGGCAGCTAGGCCACGCCCTAGCAAGCAGAAACCTCGGGCTTGTCTACGGCGGTACAGATGTTGGTACGATGGGTGAGCTTGCCAACGCCGCTCTTGAAGGTGGCGGCGAAGTGATTGGTGTCGTACCCAAGATATTCATCGAAAAGGCAATCGCCCACGACGCGCTTTCCGACCTGCGAGTCGTTGACGCAATGCACGATCGAAAAGGATTGATGGCTGAACTTTCGGATGCCTTTATCGCGCTGCCCGGCGGACTCGGCACGATTGATGAAATCTTTGAGATGGTGACGTGGACCCAACTCGGTCTACACCGTAAACCGTGCGGTCTTCTGAATGTATGCGAGTATTACAGTAAGTTAGCCGATTTCCTCGATTACGCGGTTTCAGAGGGATTTATCAGGAAACCTCATCGTTCACTGATCCTGGTTGATGAAAGCCCGGATGTGCTGCTCAAGCAGTTTGATGAGTTTCTGACCCGTTGA
- a CDS encoding alcohol dehydrogenase catalytic domain-containing protein, producing the protein MKAAVFEETGKLSVQDKPIPTLDSGDVLIKVELCGICTSDLAALNGDITDYSPPVVMGHELAGVVVESRHPDVKVGEKVTVNPMLSCGSCEYCRADLDKYCSNIEGVGHDIDGGYAEYLRMPKHGIDTGKLISVPDTISPEELIFLEPLGCCINAMRETIFGKNVAILGAGPIGLMFAQLTRKAGLQTSVLEPLAHRRSAVDEVGADATFDITAEQAETLIEKTGGGVDTVISATVNNQRAIDLAFKIVRRGGCVNFFGLAPGGQELRINLEHFHYMGHKLMASWAFSRWSLSESRQLLIDDEINLKPLLTDRFPIEGVIEGFENARQQRGVKSVLVGG; encoded by the coding sequence ATGAAAGCTGCCGTCTTTGAAGAAACTGGGAAATTAAGCGTACAGGATAAGCCGATCCCGACCCTCGATTCAGGCGATGTCCTGATTAAAGTCGAGCTATGCGGCATCTGCACATCAGACTTGGCAGCGCTCAACGGGGACATCACCGACTACTCACCGCCTGTCGTGATGGGACACGAACTTGCCGGGGTCGTCGTTGAAAGCCGACACCCCGATGTGAAAGTCGGAGAGAAGGTGACGGTGAACCCGATGCTCTCTTGCGGAAGCTGCGAGTACTGCCGGGCAGACCTCGACAAATACTGCTCAAACATTGAGGGAGTCGGACACGACATTGACGGCGGATATGCTGAATACCTCCGGATGCCGAAGCACGGGATTGATACAGGCAAACTCATCTCTGTACCGGATACGATTTCGCCGGAAGAACTGATCTTTTTGGAACCGTTGGGCTGTTGTATCAATGCAATGCGCGAAACAATTTTTGGTAAAAACGTCGCTATCCTCGGTGCGGGGCCTATTGGATTAATGTTTGCGCAACTGACGAGAAAGGCGGGATTGCAGACGTCTGTCCTTGAGCCACTCGCACATCGGCGAAGTGCAGTAGATGAAGTTGGCGCAGATGCCACCTTTGATATTACGGCGGAGCAAGCGGAGACACTCATTGAGAAGACCGGCGGCGGTGTGGATACCGTTATCTCTGCGACGGTCAACAATCAGCGTGCGATAGATCTCGCCTTTAAGATTGTGAGGCGTGGGGGTTGTGTGAATTTCTTCGGGCTGGCACCGGGCGGGCAGGAGCTGCGGATTAACCTTGAGCATTTTCATTACATGGGACACAAGCTGATGGCGTCGTGGGCATTCTCGCGCTGGAGTTTGAGCGAATCCCGCCAACTGCTTATCGACGACGAGATTAACCTCAAGCCGTTGTTGACGGATCGGTTTCCGATTGAGGGAGTGATTGAAGGGTTTGAAAATGCCAGGCAGCAACGTGGTGTGAAAAGCGTTCTAGTCGGCGGGTAA
- a CDS encoding UbiA family prenyltransferase has product MNTLKAYLELIRYPLFAIPIAATLPGALIASEGEWNWRVGLTLLIALLGYFAGMMKNDYFHREQDAVVNPDRPLPSDRLTPRQVLIAASSTYIICVILGFTLHIKAGLLVVALVMISHLYNAFFKERGILGSISLPLGIGLLNVFGALAVSGGVPRLVWYAFAATTLYDCGTHITTTFKDLERDEKLGITTTPLQLGIKPALFCAAVSTILSFIVAVLPHWLEGISWHYTLWVVFALLATSITRLPLYLNPTEKNGYRALKGSMVGAIMFFPCLIGVQISLWGSALVILPLLLVTMALLEMTKREV; this is encoded by the coding sequence ATGAATACGTTAAAAGCCTATCTTGAATTAATCCGCTACCCTCTCTTTGCCATTCCGATTGCTGCGACGCTGCCCGGTGCACTGATCGCTTCAGAAGGTGAGTGGAATTGGCGGGTTGGACTGACGTTGCTGATTGCACTCCTCGGTTATTTCGCAGGTATGATGAAGAACGACTACTTCCACCGTGAGCAGGATGCCGTTGTGAATCCGGACCGCCCGCTCCCGTCCGATCGACTCACGCCTCGGCAGGTACTCATCGCTGCGAGCAGCACCTACATCATCTGCGTCATCTTGGGATTCACGCTTCACATCAAAGCAGGGCTTTTGGTGGTTGCCCTTGTGATGATTTCCCACTTATACAACGCCTTCTTCAAGGAACGTGGAATATTGGGAAGCATTAGCTTGCCTCTCGGCATTGGCTTGCTCAATGTGTTTGGTGCACTCGCTGTAAGCGGGGGAGTACCACGCTTGGTTTGGTATGCGTTTGCCGCTACGACGCTCTACGATTGTGGAACACACATCACAACGACCTTCAAAGATCTCGAACGGGATGAAAAACTCGGCATCACCACCACTCCCTTACAATTGGGAATCAAGCCAGCCCTCTTCTGCGCTGCCGTATCGACTATATTGTCTTTTATCGTCGCCGTGCTACCACACTGGCTTGAAGGGATCAGTTGGCACTATACCTTATGGGTGGTCTTTGCGCTGCTCGCGACAAGTATTACCCGTCTGCCCCTCTACCTAAATCCGACTGAGAAAAACGGCTATCGCGCACTCAAGGGCTCAATGGTAGGGGCTATCATGTTTTTCCCCTGTCTCATCGGCGTTCAGATCTCCCTGTGGGGTTCTGCGCTTGTGATTTTGCCGTTGCTGCTTGTGACGATGGCTTTGCTAGAAATGACAAAGCGGGAAGTGTGA
- a CDS encoding glucose 1-dehydrogenase, translated as MGAGKNPSVFDLTGQRAIVTGASRGLGRHFALMLARAGAEVVLAARGIDRLETAVKAIEGFGGCAVVVQVDVADKESVRECIETAENTLGPINILVNNAGIAVTKPMLEHTEEDWDSVLDTNLKGVWLMAQEVARRMVHRGQGGSIINVASVLGERGIAQLPGYCASKGGIINLTRAMAIELAPHEIRVNTIAPGYIETDMNREFFATQAGQHLIKRIPQRRLGQVEDLDGMLLLLASDASQYMTGSVITIDGGQSASL; from the coding sequence ATGGGAGCGGGGAAAAATCCGTCTGTGTTTGACCTCACCGGTCAGCGTGCAATCGTAACCGGCGCATCGCGAGGACTAGGTCGTCATTTCGCGCTTATGCTGGCGCGGGCCGGAGCGGAGGTGGTTCTGGCTGCCCGTGGAATTGACCGGTTGGAGACCGCTGTCAAGGCAATCGAAGGGTTCGGTGGTTGTGCTGTTGTGGTGCAGGTTGACGTGGCTGACAAAGAGAGCGTCAGGGAATGCATCGAAACAGCGGAGAATACGCTCGGTCCCATTAATATCCTCGTCAATAATGCCGGTATTGCTGTGACCAAGCCGATGCTTGAACACACCGAGGAGGACTGGGACTCGGTGCTTGACACCAATCTCAAAGGTGTTTGGCTGATGGCGCAGGAGGTCGCACGACGTATGGTTCACCGCGGACAGGGTGGGAGCATCATCAATGTCGCCTCGGTACTCGGAGAACGTGGGATTGCACAATTGCCGGGATACTGCGCTTCCAAGGGCGGGATTATCAACCTGACGCGAGCGATGGCGATCGAGTTGGCACCACATGAGATACGGGTCAACACCATTGCGCCCGGTTATATTGAAACCGATATGAACCGTGAATTCTTCGCCACGCAGGCCGGTCAACACCTGATTAAACGCATTCCTCAACGCCGATTGGGGCAAGTTGAAGACCTTGACGGGATGTTGCTACTGCTGGCTTCCGACGCATCTCAATATATGACCGGCAGCGTTATTACCATTGATGGTGGTCAATCTGCTTCATTGTAG
- a CDS encoding Gfo/Idh/MocA family oxidoreductase, producing the protein MNQKIRLAIVGCGGMGHRHLYGLAELHRVGWERFELVGACDPVRDNAESLADQAATHFGVRPTVVADLDGLAALNVEAVDVTTTPRYHHTVAVETLKRGWHTMVEKPMGLTVRACNLIARAAEGSDAILSVAENYRRDPINRLAKALIDAGIIGTPRFLIHHAIGGGDRMLISVWRHQKDQSGILLDVGVHHSDMMEYLLGDVETVYAKTRLHEPIRKNPAAGGGEAGSNPGGVYGRWQVKMPAEFEATAEDAAYATLTFKNGAVGQYIEDHAGRGQGVWSRQVYGSRGSMSLPGDRSGGNIVLNIDGEAPIDDEGILEYVPDFRLDAVTSDLWGENRLWRYEFPFPEIDRKIIAIEYGDFAQAIAGEHPVEVDAAQGTRSVAVSYGMLESGEIGRIVTIDDMLVERVDDYQNEINESLGI; encoded by the coding sequence GTGAATCAGAAGATTCGATTAGCCATTGTTGGCTGTGGGGGTATGGGGCATCGTCATCTGTACGGGCTTGCAGAGCTGCACCGTGTGGGATGGGAACGATTTGAGCTTGTTGGGGCGTGCGATCCGGTACGCGATAACGCTGAATCCCTCGCCGATCAAGCGGCAACACATTTTGGGGTACGACCAACTGTCGTTGCGGATCTGGATGGACTTGCAGCACTGAATGTTGAAGCGGTTGACGTGACGACAACGCCGCGATACCACCACACAGTTGCTGTTGAGACGTTGAAGCGGGGTTGGCACACGATGGTCGAGAAACCGATGGGACTGACCGTCCGTGCGTGTAACCTCATAGCGCGTGCAGCTGAAGGGTCTGACGCGATTTTAAGCGTAGCGGAAAACTATCGGCGAGACCCTATTAACCGCTTGGCGAAGGCGCTGATAGATGCCGGCATCATTGGTACTCCACGCTTTCTCATCCATCACGCTATCGGCGGTGGCGACCGGATGTTGATTTCTGTATGGCGTCACCAAAAAGACCAAAGTGGTATACTGCTTGATGTTGGTGTTCACCACTCCGATATGATGGAGTACCTGCTCGGCGATGTTGAAACGGTATACGCAAAGACGAGACTCCATGAACCCATCCGCAAGAATCCCGCAGCAGGCGGTGGTGAGGCTGGATCGAATCCCGGCGGCGTCTATGGTCGCTGGCAGGTAAAGATGCCCGCTGAATTTGAAGCGACCGCCGAGGATGCTGCTTACGCAACGTTGACTTTCAAAAACGGTGCGGTGGGGCAGTACATCGAAGACCATGCCGGTCGCGGTCAGGGTGTGTGGTCTCGACAGGTTTACGGTTCGCGTGGTTCGATGAGCTTGCCGGGGGATCGCAGCGGAGGAAATATTGTACTAAACATTGATGGCGAGGCCCCTATCGATGATGAAGGGATACTAGAGTATGTCCCCGATTTTCGGCTTGATGCCGTGACATCGGATTTGTGGGGCGAAAATCGACTGTGGCGTTACGAATTCCCGTTTCCTGAAATAGATCGAAAAATTATCGCTATCGAATATGGGGATTTTGCACAAGCGATAGCAGGAGAGCATCCAGTCGAAGTGGACGCCGCACAGGGGACACGATCTGTGGCTGTCTCTTACGGGATGCTGGAGTCCGGTGAAATTGGGCGTATTGTCACTATTGATGACATGCTTGTTGAGCGAGTTGATGACTATCAGAACGAAATTAACGAAAGCCTAGGAATATAG
- a CDS encoding N-6 DNA methylase gives MKTLQQIESDRQDIQTKLDSLKSASERNKMGQYATPFSLAREIVEFVRDTYFAETDKIRFLDPAVGTGAFFSAMLRAFPKIQIENAIGIELDSQIASIAKNLWATRGLDVIKADFAQLPFPTSPVFNLHLVNPPYVRHHHLDRETKQNLQEKIKAAVGLNLNGLAGLYCYFLLIAHRWLAQDGFGVWLIPSEFMDVKYGEVVKRYLIEQVSLRHMHRFDAEALQFDDALVSSTVLIFQNRKPEQEGEVTFSLGGTLKAPRICAHIRQRQLAQVSKWTSLPSKSMQYTVRDVHQLNKTTTIGDLFEVRRGLATGANQFFILRRDVASDKGLPEQFLRPILPSPRYLNDEKIFAADDGFPLVQPSLVLLDCDLEESEIGAYPSLKAYLDWGKSQGFADRYITRHRRPWFKQENRLAAPILCSYMSRTKSGDSGLRFFRNYSQATSPNVYLMLYPTQEVQQACKNNVDLLAQLFDLLKQAKDEYLLYEGRTYGGGLNKIEPKELARVPLSDDPLLQSITVTSKQLFLLENKSP, from the coding sequence ATGAAAACACTTCAACAGATCGAATCTGATCGGCAGGACATACAGACAAAGCTAGATAGTCTAAAAAGTGCCTCTGAACGCAACAAAATGGGACAATACGCTACTCCTTTCTCTCTTGCACGCGAGATTGTTGAATTTGTCAGAGATACATATTTTGCCGAAACAGATAAGATTCGTTTCCTAGATCCGGCTGTGGGCACGGGGGCTTTTTTCTCGGCAATGCTTCGCGCTTTCCCGAAAATACAGATTGAAAACGCCATTGGAATCGAACTTGACTCACAAATTGCTTCAATCGCGAAAAATTTATGGGCAACACGGGGACTGGACGTAATTAAAGCAGATTTTGCACAATTGCCTTTTCCAACCTCCCCTGTGTTCAATTTGCATCTTGTCAATCCCCCTTATGTTCGACATCATCACCTCGATCGGGAGACAAAACAGAATCTTCAAGAGAAAATCAAAGCCGCAGTCGGACTCAACCTGAACGGCCTAGCGGGTCTGTACTGCTATTTTCTTTTGATAGCCCATCGGTGGTTAGCTCAAGATGGATTTGGCGTCTGGCTTATCCCTTCTGAGTTTATGGATGTTAAGTATGGAGAAGTTGTCAAACGCTATTTAATTGAACAGGTTTCCTTACGGCATATGCATCGTTTTGATGCAGAAGCACTGCAATTTGACGATGCTCTTGTTTCCTCAACCGTGTTAATTTTTCAAAATCGTAAGCCCGAACAAGAAGGTGAGGTAACTTTTTCGCTAGGCGGCACCCTGAAGGCTCCGCGTATCTGTGCACATATTCGTCAACGGCAGCTAGCACAGGTAAGCAAGTGGACCTCGCTTCCGAGCAAATCAATGCAATATACTGTGCGCGATGTCCATCAGCTTAACAAAACAACAACGATTGGGGACCTTTTTGAAGTCCGTCGAGGACTAGCAACCGGTGCAAATCAGTTTTTTATTTTGCGCCGTGATGTTGCCAGTGATAAAGGTCTGCCCGAACAATTTTTACGACCAATCTTGCCAAGTCCCAGATATCTAAATGATGAAAAAATATTCGCTGCCGATGACGGTTTCCCACTCGTTCAACCATCTTTGGTGTTATTAGATTGTGATTTGGAAGAAAGCGAAATCGGGGCTTATCCATCGCTAAAGGCTTACCTCGATTGGGGTAAATCACAAGGGTTTGCTGACCGGTACATAACCCGCCATCGACGGCCATGGTTCAAACAAGAAAATCGACTGGCGGCTCCTATTTTATGCAGTTATATGTCTCGTACTAAGTCAGGGGATTCTGGACTGCGGTTCTTCCGAAATTATTCGCAGGCGACCAGTCCAAATGTCTATCTGATGCTTTATCCGACTCAAGAGGTACAACAGGCTTGTAAAAACAATGTGGATCTCCTCGCTCAGTTGTTCGATCTGCTGAAGCAGGCTAAGGATGAATATCTACTTTATGAAGGACGAACTTATGGTGGCGGACTTAATAAGATTGAACCCAAAGAACTTGCCCGAGTACCGCTATCTGATGATCCATTGCTACAATCAATCACCGTTACGTCCAAACAACTCTTCTTACTTGAAAATAAATCGCCATGA